In the Sinorhizobium arboris LMG 14919 genome, one interval contains:
- a CDS encoding YciI family protein, which yields MFYAILAYHEENVVESWTREEDDKLMGELLQVNNRLVRAKRLGPAARLGATRDAVTLRGDGEGMIIDGPFAETKEQLLGLYVVDCPSLEVAVETARELRRVNPTAVYEIRPISLYLPGAALSAPEEDPE from the coding sequence ATGTTCTACGCCATATTGGCCTATCATGAGGAAAATGTCGTCGAATCCTGGACCAGGGAGGAGGATGACAAGCTGATGGGCGAACTGCTGCAGGTCAACAATCGCCTCGTCCGGGCGAAGCGCCTGGGGCCAGCCGCGCGACTTGGCGCGACCAGGGACGCCGTGACATTGCGGGGAGATGGAGAGGGGATGATCATCGACGGCCCCTTTGCCGAAACCAAGGAGCAGTTGCTCGGCCTCTACGTGGTCGATTGCCCGAGCCTTGAAGTCGCTGTCGAGACGGCGCGCGAATTGCGCCGCGTCAACCCGACCGCAGTATACGAGATTCGGCCGATTTCGCTCTATCTGCCCGGTGCGGCGCTTTCGGCACCCGAGGAAGACCCGGAGTGA